Proteins encoded together in one Vigna angularis cultivar LongXiaoDou No.4 chromosome 5, ASM1680809v1, whole genome shotgun sequence window:
- the LOC108339327 gene encoding uncharacterized mitochondrial protein AtMg00810-like: MGSLGFEKCVSEHGVYVQSCQHKGRTEKLIVCLYVDDLLVTGSCEELISAFKTEMQNEFEMSDLGRLSYFLGIEFTKMEGGTMMHQSRYALDLLEKYEMSDCNAASTPAEVGLRLEKEPEEEAVDPTAYRRMVGSLRYLCNTRPDLSYSVGVISRYMECPRVSHLIAVKRILRYLKGTHSYGILLRKGEAGEEVQITSYSDADWCGDKTDRKSTAGYIFFMEGSPISWSSRKEPVVALSSCEAEYIAACEATCQATWLRSLIEGLKIELSEKRVRLMVDNKSAINLAKHPTSHGRSKHIETRFHYIREQVSNERLEIVDCRSEDQLADILTKALKGEHFLKLRKQIGMVQAETLKN, encoded by the coding sequence ATGGGCAGTCTTGGGTTTGAAAAGTGTGTTTCAGAACACGGTGTGTATGTGCAAAGCTGTCAGCACAAAGGCAGAACAGAGAAGTTGATTGTGTGTCTCTATGTAGATGACTTGTTAGTCACTGGAAGCTGTGAAGAATTAATTTCAGCTTTCAAAACTGAAATGCAAAATGAGTTTGAAATGAGTGATCTTGGAAGACTCAGTTACTTTCTTGGCATTGAGTTTACCAAGATGGAAGGTGGAACAATGATGCACCAATCAAGGTATGCTTTAGATCTGCTGgaaaaatatgagatgagtGACTGTAATGCTGCAAGTACCCCTGCAGAAGTAGGATTGAGACTGGAAAAGGAGCCAGAAGAGGAAGCTGTTGATCCAACAGCTTACAGGAGGATGGTTGGAAGTCTTAGGTATCTCTGCAACACCAGACCAGATTTGAGCTATAGTGTTGGAGTGATAAGCAGATACATGGAGTGTCCTAGAGTATCACACTTGATTGCTGTCAAACGGATACTGAGATATTTGAAGGGTACACACTCATATGGGATTCTGTTAAGAAAAGGAGAGGCTGGAGAAGAAGTACAAATTACTTCTTACTCAGATGCAGACTGGTGTGGAGACAAGACTGACAGAAAAAGCACTGCAGGGTACATTTTCTTCATGGAAGGGTCTCCTATTTCTTGGAGCTCTAGAAAGGAACCAGTAGTTGCTTTGTCATCATGTGAGGCAGAGTACATAGCTGCCTGTGAAGCTACGTGTCAAGCAACCTGGCTGAGATCATTGATAGAAGGACTGAAAATTGAGCTGTCTGAGAAGAGGGTGAGACTAATGGTTGACAACAAATCAGCCATAAATCTTGCTAAACATCCTACATCACACGGTAGGAGTAAACACATTGAGACCAGATTCCACTATATCAGGGAACAGGTCAGCAATGAGAGACTAGAGATTGTAGACTGCAGATCCGAAGATCAACTTGCAGATATACTGACTAAAGCCCTTAAAGGCGAACACTTTCTGAAACTCAGAAAGCAAATCGGGATGGTGCAAGCTGAGACTTTGAAAAATTAG
- the LOC108339949 gene encoding NAC domain-containing protein 73, which yields MTQCSDPNIIVEGRKDSLIRTCPTCGHHIKCQEQGGGIHDLPGLPAGVKFDPTDQEILEHLEAKVRSDIHKLHPLIDEFIPTLEGENGICYTHPEKLPGVSKDGLIRHFFHRPSKAYTTGTRKRRKVHSDEDGSETRWHKTGKTRPVYNSAKLKGYKKILVLYTNYGKQRKPEKTNWVMHQYHLGSDEEEKEGELVVSKVFYQTQPRQCSSLMKDSSVPEKNMKGQSVHEVINSRNKNNGFVEYYHSNFISFDQSAQHRPTTAQVISHFPVHEGASFNIP from the exons ATGACTCAGTGCAGTGACCCTAACATCATAGTGGAGGGACGAAAGGATAGCTTAATTAGAACTTGTCCTACATGTGGTCATCATATCAAATGCCAAGAACag GGAGGTGGAATTCATGACTTACCAGGACTTCCTGCTGGTGTGAAGTTTGATCCTACAGATCAAGAGATTCTTGAACATTTGGAAGCGAAGGTTCGATCTGATATTCATAAGCTTCATCCTCTCATTGATGAGTTTATTCCCACTCTTGAAGGCGAGAATGGAATCTGCTATACTCACCCAGAGAAATTGCCAg GAGTTAGCAAAGATGGTCTGATCCGGCATTTCTTTCACAGGCCTTCAAAGGCATACACCACAGGAACAAGGAAGAGGAGAAAGGTGCATTCAGATGAAGATGGCAGTGAGACACGTTGGCACAAAACAGGTAAAACAAGGCCAGTCTACAACAGTGCCAAGTTGAAAGGGTACAAGAAAATCCTTGTACTTTACACAAACTATGGAAAACAAAGAAAGCCAGAGAAGACAAACTGGGTGATGCACCAATACCACCTTGGCAGTgatgaagaggaaaaagaaggGGAGTTAGTGGTGTCTAAAGTTTTCTACCAAACACAGCCTAGACAGTGCAGTTCCCTCATGAAAGACTCATCAGTTCCTGAGAAAAACATGAAGGGTCAAAGTGTGCATGAGGTGATCAATAGCAGAAACAAAAACAACGGCTTTGTTGAGTATTACCATTCAAATTTCATCTCATTTGATCAAAGTGCTCAACACAGACCAACCACTGCTCAAGTAATTTCCCATTTTCCTGTTCATGAAGGTGCTTCTTTCAACATTCCTTGA